A DNA window from Paraclostridium bifermentans contains the following coding sequences:
- a CDS encoding calcium/sodium antiporter produces the protein MIFTIGLFLIGFILITKGADIFIDSTISVGKKTNIPEIVLGATIVSLATTFPELTVSVCASIKGHTTMSLGNAVGSIICNTGLALGLVAIIRPFKVDKKAFNSKATLLIISIIILIVLGLDKVIDRKDAMALLGMLFIYMINNYKSIPKTKMRSVSDTSTRKEIKSINVLKIGFLFIAGIIMMIIGSRLLVDNGIIIAEYIGVPQGVISLTVIALGTSLPELVSCLTAIKKKHNAISVGNILGANILNIVSVISISSFINDTPILKQTSIIDFPFMIVLVLILTVPTIIKEKIYRLQGILMILTYLLYLFVLYFTYIK, from the coding sequence ATGATATTTACAATAGGACTATTTTTAATAGGGTTTATACTTATAACAAAGGGTGCGGATATATTTATAGACTCTACTATATCTGTAGGAAAAAAAACTAATATACCTGAAATTGTTTTAGGAGCAACTATAGTTAGTTTAGCAACTACATTTCCTGAATTGACAGTGTCAGTATGTGCATCAATAAAAGGTCATACTACAATGAGTTTAGGAAATGCAGTAGGTTCTATAATTTGTAATACGGGATTAGCGCTTGGATTAGTTGCAATTATAAGGCCTTTTAAAGTAGATAAAAAAGCATTTAATTCAAAAGCTACATTATTAATCATATCTATAATTATTTTAATTGTATTAGGTTTGGATAAAGTTATAGATAGAAAAGATGCTATGGCTCTCTTGGGAATGTTATTTATTTATATGATTAACAATTATAAGAGTATACCCAAAACTAAAATGAGATCAGTATCAGATACGAGTACGAGGAAAGAGATAAAATCAATTAACGTATTGAAAATAGGATTTTTATTTATAGCTGGGATAATTATGATGATAATAGGTTCTAGACTATTGGTTGATAATGGGATAATAATAGCTGAATATATAGGAGTTCCACAAGGAGTTATAAGTTTAACTGTAATTGCATTAGGCACTTCACTTCCTGAATTAGTATCTTGTTTGACGGCTATAAAAAAGAAGCATAATGCTATATCTGTAGGTAATATATTGGGGGCTAATATTTTAAATATAGTTTCAGTAATATCTATATCATCTTTTATAAATGATACGCCCATACTTAAACAAACATCAATTATAGATTTTCCATTTATGATAGTATTAGTTTTAATTTTAACAGTTCCTACAATTATAAAGGAAAAAATTTATCGACTTCAAGGGATTTTAATGATACTTACATATTTATTATATTTATTTGTTTTATATTTTACATATATAAAATAA
- the pflB gene encoding formate C-acetyltransferase, which yields MNAWQGFKTGRWTKEINVREFIQLNYKPYEGDDSFLAGATENTKKLWNEAMDLFKKERDNGGTLDVDTDTVSLIDAYGPGYIDKDLETVVGVQTDAPLKRAAMPFGGIRMVETSCEAYGYKLNPEISEIFTKYRKTHNQGVFDAYTPDMRAARSAGIITGLPDAYGRGRIIGDYRRVALYGVDKLIQDKLDQKASLEVRCIDEEVIRLREELSDQIKALEALKRMAASYGFDIAQPATNAKEAVQWTYFGYLGAVKDQNGAAMSLGRVSSFLDIYFERDLAAGVLTEEEAQEIMDHFVMKLRMVRFLRTPEYNDLFSGDPTWVTESIGGMGLDGRTLVTKNSFRMLNTLYTLGPSPEPNLTVLWSTQLPQGFKNFCSKVSIDTSSVQYENDDLMKPYWGDDYGIACCVSAMRIGKQMQFFGARVNLAKTLLYAINGGVDEKKFKQVGPRFEPITSEYLEYDEVMQKFDMFTDWLANLYVNTLNVIHFMHDKYSYEALEMALHDRDVFRTMACGIAGLSVCADSLSAIKYAKVKTIRNEEGIVVDFAIEGDFPKYGNNDDRVDDIAVELVESFMNKIRKNKTYRNSYHTQSILTITSNVVYGKKTGNTPDGRRAGEPFAPGANPMHGRDNSGALASLSSVAKLPYEHAQDGISNTFSIVPGALGKDMDERVNNLSSMMDGYFAQNAHHLNVNVFDRATLEDAMEHPEKYPQLTIRVSGYAVNFIKLTREQQLDVINRTFHGKMC from the coding sequence ATGAATGCATGGCAAGGATTCAAAACTGGTAGATGGACTAAAGAAATAAACGTAAGAGAGTTCATACAATTAAACTACAAACCATATGAGGGAGATGATTCTTTCTTAGCTGGAGCAACTGAGAACACTAAAAAATTATGGAATGAAGCTATGGATCTTTTCAAAAAGGAAAGAGACAATGGTGGAACATTAGACGTAGATACTGATACTGTATCTTTAATAGATGCTTACGGTCCTGGTTATATAGACAAGGATTTAGAAACAGTAGTAGGTGTTCAAACTGACGCTCCTTTAAAGAGAGCTGCAATGCCTTTCGGTGGAATAAGAATGGTTGAAACTTCTTGTGAAGCTTACGGATACAAATTAAATCCAGAAATAAGTGAAATATTCACTAAATACAGAAAAACTCATAACCAAGGTGTATTCGATGCTTATACTCCTGACATGAGAGCTGCTAGAAGTGCTGGTATAATAACTGGTTTACCAGATGCTTACGGTAGAGGTAGAATAATAGGTGACTACAGAAGAGTTGCTCTATACGGTGTTGATAAATTAATACAAGATAAATTAGATCAAAAAGCTTCTTTAGAAGTTAGATGTATAGATGAAGAAGTTATAAGATTAAGAGAAGAATTATCTGATCAAATAAAAGCATTAGAAGCATTAAAGAGAATGGCTGCATCTTACGGATTCGACATAGCTCAACCTGCTACTAACGCAAAAGAAGCTGTTCAATGGACATACTTCGGATACTTAGGAGCTGTTAAAGATCAAAACGGAGCTGCAATGTCTTTAGGTAGAGTATCATCTTTCTTAGACATATACTTCGAAAGAGATTTAGCTGCTGGTGTATTAACTGAAGAAGAAGCTCAAGAAATAATGGACCACTTCGTTATGAAGTTAAGAATGGTTAGATTCTTAAGAACTCCTGAATACAACGATTTATTCTCTGGAGACCCAACTTGGGTAACTGAGTCTATAGGTGGTATGGGATTAGATGGTAGAACATTAGTAACTAAAAACTCATTCAGAATGTTAAATACTTTATATACTCTTGGACCATCTCCAGAGCCAAACTTAACAGTATTATGGTCTACTCAATTACCTCAAGGATTCAAAAACTTCTGTTCTAAAGTATCAATAGACACAAGTTCTGTTCAATACGAGAACGATGATTTAATGAAGCCTTACTGGGGAGATGACTACGGTATAGCTTGTTGTGTATCTGCAATGAGAATAGGTAAGCAAATGCAATTCTTCGGAGCTAGAGTTAACTTAGCTAAGACTTTACTATACGCTATAAACGGTGGTGTAGATGAGAAGAAATTCAAGCAAGTTGGACCTAGATTTGAGCCTATAACTTCTGAATACTTAGAGTACGATGAAGTTATGCAAAAATTCGATATGTTTACAGATTGGTTAGCTAACTTATATGTAAATACATTAAACGTAATACATTTCATGCATGATAAGTATTCTTATGAAGCATTAGAAATGGCTCTACATGATAGAGACGTATTCAGAACTATGGCTTGTGGTATAGCTGGTTTATCAGTATGTGCTGACTCATTATCTGCTATAAAATACGCTAAAGTTAAAACTATAAGAAATGAAGAAGGAATAGTTGTTGACTTCGCAATTGAAGGAGATTTCCCTAAATACGGAAACAACGATGACAGAGTTGACGATATAGCTGTTGAATTAGTTGAAAGCTTCATGAACAAGATAAGAAAGAACAAGACTTACAGAAATTCTTATCATACTCAATCTATACTTACTATAACTTCAAACGTTGTTTATGGTAAGAAAACTGGTAACACTCCTGACGGAAGAAGAGCTGGTGAGCCATTCGCTCCAGGAGCTAACCCAATGCACGGAAGAGATAATAGCGGTGCTTTAGCATCATTATCATCAGTTGCTAAATTACCATACGAGCATGCTCAAGATGGTATATCTAATACTTTCTCTATAGTACCAGGTGCTTTAGGAAAAGATATGGATGAAAGAGTAAACAACTTATCTTCAATGATGGATGGATACTTTGCTCAAAATGCTCATCACTTAAACGTAAACGTATTTGATAGAGCTACTTTAGAAGATGCTATGGAGCATCCAGAAAAGTACCCTCAATTAACTATAAGAGTTTCAGGATACGCTGTAAACTTCATCAAGTTAACTAGAGAGCAACAATTAGACGTTATAAACAGAACATTCCACGGAAAAATGTGCTAA
- the pflA gene encoding pyruvate formate-lyase-activating protein, producing MVKGRVHSIETFGTVDGPGIRFILFMQGCPLRCKYCHNRDTWDVKGGTEYTTDEIIEQVKKYSSYMKFSGGGLTVSGGEATLQPEFLKDLFKKAQENEIHTCLDTSGFVNIDVIDPVLDYTNLVLLDLKHMVPEKCKDLVGVSIDKTLEFAKHLSDRNIPVWIRHVLVPGITDDRENLELMGKFISTLKNVDRVELLPYHTLGVHKWENMGFEYELKDVPDATNEDIEKASKILAEFGVITHNK from the coding sequence ATGGTAAAAGGTAGAGTTCATTCAATAGAAACATTTGGGACTGTAGATGGCCCTGGAATTAGATTTATATTATTCATGCAAGGTTGTCCTTTAAGATGTAAGTACTGTCATAATAGAGATACTTGGGATGTTAAAGGTGGAACTGAATACACTACTGATGAAATAATAGAACAAGTTAAAAAATACTCTTCTTATATGAAATTCTCTGGAGGAGGTTTAACAGTTTCTGGTGGTGAAGCTACTCTTCAACCTGAATTTTTAAAAGATTTATTTAAGAAAGCTCAAGAAAATGAAATTCATACATGCTTAGATACATCTGGTTTTGTAAATATAGATGTCATAGATCCAGTACTTGATTATACAAATTTAGTTTTACTTGATTTAAAGCATATGGTACCTGAAAAATGTAAGGATTTAGTAGGTGTTAGCATAGATAAGACATTAGAATTCGCTAAACATTTAAGCGATAGAAATATACCTGTTTGGATAAGACACGTTCTTGTTCCTGGAATAACAGATGATAGAGAAAACTTAGAACTTATGGGTAAATTCATATCAACTCTAAAAAATGTTGATAGGGTTGAATTACTTCCTTACCATACTCTAGGTGTTCATAAATGGGAAAACATGGGATTTGAATATGAGTTAAAAGATGTTCCAGATGCTACTAACGAAGATATAGAAAAAGCATCTAAAATACTAGCTGAGTTCGGTGTAATAACTCATAATAAATAA